One window of the Leptospira koniambonensis genome contains the following:
- a CDS encoding LA_0442/LA_0875 N-terminal domain-containing protein, whose protein sequence is MRRLKNKIRAAIFFGCMVFSLTSVHSNDQVIYMKDGRVITAEIVSQTAFKMVIKLPDGSTKEISKQDIKRVAFKEAKTPEPKDKTPVGPPTPTPEEITKQQEEDSKKQAVIDEKAEKRKKQIEEAKRNRLDIFLGAGSGTVNFQGANYYDNVIGVGSSLGQDSGKFEYPIEPKPKSGKARSFEVRYSWNRFVGEVGASSVTSTATQNIIGVDGPSSGTFPKLIRGNYDVSMKHVYGNFSYSVYPHPKYDIRPVIGYHQFWTKTENSNSIAFGAGVAPVFSDQYFGTDPTSVAEGLKGYSYGVQYDVKFEKFEIRTGFHILEMKGFGTYDRQLNAYAPVSGQSQGEDIDVYNKWVAKGAIIDLKFLYPWKYGVSFWMGFNSMSWTYKMSQTALSVGNEDSGVDPQSYIIGKVLFESMVGPGALKETKSTTIQIGATYSYDFNK, encoded by the coding sequence ATGAGAAGACTAAAAAATAAAATCAGAGCGGCAATCTTCTTCGGATGTATGGTCTTTTCCCTAACCTCTGTCCATTCAAATGATCAGGTCATCTATATGAAAGATGGACGAGTGATCACTGCAGAGATCGTTTCCCAAACTGCATTCAAAATGGTGATCAAACTACCTGACGGCTCCACAAAAGAAATTTCAAAACAAGATATCAAAAGAGTCGCATTTAAAGAAGCCAAAACTCCGGAACCTAAGGACAAAACTCCTGTTGGACCTCCTACACCAACTCCAGAAGAAATTACAAAACAACAGGAAGAAGATTCCAAAAAACAAGCCGTCATAGATGAGAAGGCAGAAAAAAGAAAAAAACAGATCGAAGAAGCAAAACGAAATCGTTTAGATATATTTTTAGGAGCTGGATCGGGAACAGTAAATTTCCAGGGTGCAAATTATTATGATAATGTGATCGGAGTCGGAAGTAGCTTAGGCCAAGATAGCGGCAAATTCGAATATCCAATCGAACCAAAACCTAAAAGTGGAAAGGCAAGATCTTTCGAAGTCAGATACTCTTGGAACAGATTTGTGGGCGAAGTTGGTGCAAGCTCTGTAACATCTACTGCAACCCAAAATATTATCGGAGTAGATGGCCCAAGCAGTGGCACTTTCCCAAAACTAATCCGGGGAAATTATGATGTTTCCATGAAACATGTTTATGGAAATTTTTCTTACTCAGTATATCCACATCCAAAATACGATATTCGCCCAGTGATTGGATATCATCAGTTCTGGACAAAAACAGAAAATTCAAATTCTATCGCATTCGGAGCAGGAGTCGCTCCTGTGTTTAGCGATCAATATTTTGGAACTGATCCAACTTCCGTTGCAGAAGGTTTAAAAGGTTATTCCTACGGAGTCCAATACGATGTAAAATTCGAAAAGTTCGAGATCCGCACCGGATTTCATATTTTAGAAATGAAAGGTTTTGGAACTTACGATCGACAATTGAATGCTTACGCACCTGTAAGTGGTCAATCCCAAGGAGAAGATATAGATGTATATAATAAATGGGTCGCTAAAGGAGCAATCATAGATCTGAAATTTCTATATCCTTGGAAATATGGAGTCAGTTTTTGGATGGGGTTCAATAGTATGAGTTGGACATATAAAATGTCCCAAACCGCATTAAGCGTGGGCAATGAAGATTCAGGAGTGGATCCTCAAAGTTATATCATAGGAAAAGTACTTTTCGAATCTATGGTTGGTCCAGGTGCGCTCAAAGAAACAAAATCCACCACAATCCAAATTGGTGCGACTTACTCGTACGACTTTAACAAATAA
- a CDS encoding LA_0442/LA_0875 N-terminal domain-containing protein gives MKSKILFLFLLFLPAFLFAESQTVYMRNGQILHGDVINQTATYIDIKLQNGETKRIQKETILRIAYRDPQKEEPKKAETPVIPVEKQESKKQEPEIVSPPPVVKQAKRVVRSPLERHYIDFYLAAGSGTFSPQTIDFYYKYQNIRSLIIEATPFVLAGSPKRTAGKSVSAGINYKFKKFSFEAGGMETNTSTSSNNIGPEAEPIIVFGSYPEQMKAAFFKASYSALSKFNFELYPSVGYIRTWNRTKDSQSQVFQADSVAGKSSFQASESLGGTSVGLGFAYLFGSKFEIRPEFESLTMKGSQSIHQDYTAVSLSPPNVLFVLPADYSFDWKAKGTHTSLKLSYFWKMGIGFFIKYDSYQWSYSLQDGNFPITLSLDSDPPTLSELVSWNLGQKLLTQTINATSKSTSIQFGVSKTLNFGPEENY, from the coding sequence ATGAAATCCAAGATCTTATTTCTATTCTTATTATTCCTACCGGCGTTTCTATTTGCAGAATCCCAAACAGTATACATGCGTAACGGCCAAATATTACATGGGGATGTCATCAATCAGACTGCAACCTATATCGATATAAAATTGCAAAACGGAGAAACAAAGCGGATCCAAAAAGAAACTATCTTGAGAATCGCCTATAGAGACCCTCAAAAAGAAGAACCTAAAAAGGCCGAAACTCCAGTAATACCTGTCGAAAAACAGGAGTCCAAAAAGCAAGAACCTGAAATTGTTTCCCCTCCCCCGGTTGTAAAACAAGCTAAAAGAGTTGTCAGAAGTCCATTAGAAAGACATTATATAGATTTTTATTTGGCAGCAGGGAGCGGGACTTTCTCTCCCCAAACTATAGACTTTTATTATAAATACCAAAACATCCGAAGTTTAATCATAGAAGCGACTCCTTTTGTTCTAGCTGGCAGCCCAAAACGTACTGCAGGCAAATCTGTATCGGCCGGGATCAATTATAAGTTCAAAAAATTCTCCTTCGAAGCCGGAGGAATGGAAACCAATACTTCTACGAGTTCAAATAATATAGGGCCGGAAGCTGAGCCGATTATAGTTTTTGGGTCTTATCCGGAACAAATGAAGGCGGCTTTCTTTAAAGCGTCCTATTCTGCTCTTTCCAAATTCAATTTCGAGTTATATCCAAGTGTAGGTTATATTCGAACTTGGAATAGAACAAAGGATTCACAGTCGCAGGTTTTTCAGGCAGATAGTGTGGCTGGGAAATCTAGCTTCCAAGCTTCTGAAAGTTTGGGCGGAACCTCTGTTGGACTTGGCTTTGCCTATTTATTTGGATCTAAATTTGAAATAAGACCTGAGTTTGAATCTTTAACCATGAAAGGTTCTCAGTCCATCCACCAAGATTATACTGCTGTATCCTTAAGTCCTCCTAACGTTCTATTTGTGTTACCTGCAGATTACAGTTTTGATTGGAAGGCGAAGGGAACCCACACATCATTAAAGTTAAGCTATTTCTGGAAGATGGGGATCGGATTTTTCATCAAATATGATTCTTATCAATGGAGTTACTCTCTTCAAGATGGAAATTTTCCAATCACACTTTCTCTGGATTCCGATCCTCCTACTTTGTCTGAACTTGTGAGTTGGAATCTCGGCCAGAAACTTCTAACCCAAACTATAAATGCTACAAGCAAGTCGACTTCGATACAATTTGGAGTTTCCAAAACCTTGAACTTCGGTCCTGAGGAAAATTATTAA
- the lpxK gene encoding tetraacyldisaccharide 4'-kinase — MISFGKILFFPILFLLSLIYKILFFLDRSLKKKRNLPSAVTISVGNFSVGGTGKTPFTLHLAKLIHSNFPNTPIVILSRGYGSSGKGTRRVTENSSATEIGDEPLLLKKNLPFAEVYVGSNRYDSYLQFRSENKIPNDQKVFVLLDDGFQHHALNRDLDLVLLDCTKLSKMEFVLPLGLLRESYSSASRANFLIASKFSEEYEGSLSKWIKKYRPSQILRFKFSPQRLVPLSSPASEVSVKELTGKSIFAFAGLGNPSSFYSSLKDQNPFELKTKSYPDHYSYTKEDLTQISEKSSGQDYIICTEKDGVKITSLIKNDMSFSKWFYLRLETVLENESELLRSLRSLI; from the coding sequence ATGATTTCTTTTGGAAAGATCCTATTTTTTCCGATCCTATTTTTGCTCAGCTTAATCTATAAGATCTTATTCTTTTTAGATAGAAGCCTTAAGAAAAAAAGAAATCTACCTTCCGCCGTAACGATCAGCGTAGGAAATTTTAGCGTAGGCGGAACAGGAAAAACTCCTTTCACTTTACATCTAGCAAAATTAATTCATTCTAATTTTCCGAATACCCCGATCGTAATTTTAAGTAGAGGATATGGTTCTTCTGGAAAAGGAACCAGAAGAGTCACTGAAAATTCTTCTGCCACTGAAATTGGAGATGAACCTCTTCTTTTAAAAAAGAATCTTCCATTTGCGGAAGTCTATGTAGGAAGTAATCGTTACGATTCTTATCTTCAATTCAGATCAGAAAACAAAATACCAAATGATCAAAAGGTATTTGTATTACTAGATGATGGATTCCAACACCACGCTTTAAACAGAGATTTGGATTTAGTTTTATTAGATTGTACCAAACTTTCTAAAATGGAATTTGTACTTCCTTTAGGTTTACTAAGAGAATCTTACAGCTCAGCATCCAGAGCAAATTTTTTGATCGCTTCTAAGTTTTCAGAAGAATACGAAGGATCACTTTCAAAGTGGATCAAAAAATACAGACCTTCTCAAATTTTAAGATTTAAATTTTCTCCTCAACGCTTAGTTCCACTTTCTTCGCCAGCTTCAGAAGTTTCTGTAAAAGAACTAACAGGAAAATCTATATTTGCCTTTGCAGGGTTAGGAAATCCAAGCTCGTTTTATTCTTCCTTAAAAGATCAAAATCCATTCGAGCTAAAAACTAAATCCTATCCAGATCATTATTCCTATACAAAAGAAGATCTAACCCAAATCTCAGAAAAATCTTCCGGCCAAGATTATATTATCTGTACAGAAAAAGACGGAGTAAAGATCACTTCGCTTATTAAAAATGACATGAGTTTTTCTAAATGGTTCTATCTTAGATTAGAAACTGTTCTGGAAAATGAATCTGAGCTTTTAAGATCCCTCCGTAGTCTCATCTAA
- a CDS encoding ABC transporter ATP-binding protein: MNVYRRLLGYSFKYKYRLITGVVLSFFVSILNGASLTSVIPIFNAIGKGGKADFQISLTKKESIALKDREEGKELEAIQKIEALVADIKIKTNFYLTTLPKDQLVLIFCLFIFPIYLAKLLFLTGAVYCINSGGYLAVRDLRLELYSKAQELPLNHFVQEKTGIFMSRIVNDVEVLAKLISSDLKDAIVDFFYIITHLLILLILSWEMFIAVLVVVPLIMGPVTSFADRIRKATRNQQERLSALNGHLQEVISGIRVIRAFSMEKTEAGRFWEINNDLSDKTFKGHFYHQIGPSLVELSSSIVAVIFLAFGAYLIELQKLTLGHFMIFFLTLVFLTRPFKQMGMLSNSIQSAVAAGTRVFEMLDSETDVKNPPNPIYPKRLSKELKFDSVGYSYPGAKSSALSDLNLSIQKGSTVALVGSSGAGKSTLVDLVPRLIDPTQGSITWDGTDLRNLDLASLRKKISIVNQQVFLFNGSIRENICYGTENVTEERMREVSELAFATDFILSFEDGFDTVVGERGVMLSGGQRQRISIARALLNNPEILILDEATSALDTESERVVQQALESLYKNRTVIIIAHRLSTVQIADTIFTMEGGKVVESGSHSELIRLDGKYKKLYEMQFAESPV; this comes from the coding sequence ATGAACGTCTATAGACGCCTCTTGGGGTATTCCTTCAAGTATAAATACAGATTAATCACCGGGGTCGTACTATCCTTTTTTGTATCCATACTCAATGGAGCCTCTCTTACTAGCGTTATTCCAATTTTCAACGCGATCGGAAAAGGTGGAAAAGCAGATTTTCAAATTTCACTCACCAAAAAAGAAAGTATCGCATTAAAAGATAGGGAAGAAGGAAAAGAATTAGAGGCAATCCAAAAGATAGAAGCCCTAGTCGCTGATATAAAGATCAAGACCAACTTTTATTTAACCACTCTTCCTAAAGACCAACTCGTTCTCATTTTTTGTTTATTCATATTTCCGATCTATCTAGCAAAACTTTTGTTTTTAACGGGTGCTGTGTACTGTATCAACTCGGGTGGTTATCTAGCTGTCCGAGATTTACGATTAGAACTTTATTCTAAGGCTCAAGAACTTCCACTCAATCATTTCGTTCAAGAGAAGACCGGGATCTTTATGAGTCGTATCGTAAACGATGTAGAAGTTTTGGCAAAGCTGATCAGCTCGGATCTGAAAGATGCAATCGTAGATTTTTTCTATATCATCACACATTTGCTAATTCTTCTTATCTTAAGTTGGGAAATGTTCATAGCTGTTTTAGTTGTAGTCCCTTTGATCATGGGTCCAGTAACTTCTTTTGCTGATAGGATCAGAAAAGCGACTCGCAACCAACAAGAAAGATTGTCTGCATTAAACGGACATTTGCAGGAAGTGATCTCAGGTATCAGGGTCATTCGTGCATTCTCCATGGAAAAAACAGAAGCGGGAAGATTTTGGGAGATCAATAATGATCTTTCAGACAAAACATTTAAAGGACATTTCTATCATCAGATAGGCCCTTCTTTGGTGGAACTTTCTAGCTCTATAGTCGCAGTAATATTTTTGGCCTTCGGCGCGTATTTGATCGAACTACAAAAATTAACCTTAGGTCATTTTATGATCTTCTTCTTAACTTTGGTGTTTTTAACCAGACCATTCAAACAAATGGGAATGTTATCCAACTCCATCCAAAGTGCAGTGGCAGCAGGAACCAGAGTTTTTGAAATGTTGGATAGTGAAACGGATGTTAAAAATCCTCCGAACCCTATCTATCCTAAAAGACTTTCTAAAGAATTAAAATTCGATTCAGTAGGATATTCATACCCAGGAGCAAAAAGTTCCGCATTATCAGATTTAAATCTTTCTATTCAAAAAGGATCTACTGTTGCATTAGTCGGTTCTTCCGGCGCAGGAAAATCCACATTGGTGGATCTAGTGCCAAGACTAATCGATCCAACTCAAGGCTCTATTACTTGGGATGGAACTGATCTTAGGAATTTAGATCTGGCTTCTTTGCGCAAAAAAATCTCTATCGTGAACCAGCAAGTATTCTTATTCAACGGAAGCATCCGAGAGAATATTTGTTACGGAACAGAAAATGTTACAGAAGAAAGAATGAGAGAAGTTTCAGAACTCGCATTCGCAACAGACTTCATCTTATCTTTCGAAGATGGTTTCGATACAGTGGTGGGAGAAAGAGGAGTGATGTTATCCGGAGGCCAAAGACAAAGGATCTCCATCGCAAGAGCATTATTGAATAATCCTGAAATTCTCATCTTGGACGAGGCTACTTCTGCATTGGATACAGAATCAGAAAGAGTAGTACAACAAGCGCTCGAGTCTTTATACAAAAATAGAACTGTTATCATCATCGCTCATAGACTTTCCACAGTTCAGATCGCGGACACTATTTTCACAATGGAAGGTGGAAAGGTAGTAGAATCAGGATCTCACTCAGAGCTAATCCGCTTAGATGGAAAGTATAAGAAATTATATGAGATGCAATTCGCAGAATCTCCGGTTTAA
- a CDS encoding ABC transporter substrate-binding protein: MFYPRFLDSVTSRFQVGPKPTLTFSLAFLLLSLLFYDCGKAERSPEKLVFSLPSDPISLDPIRSTDLSSRIVLKYIYPRLFEINGEGTILPSLVRSYKLAEGPSSKIRRLILELHTDQKSNLNAQTVLGSLERLRNTPGPRRSTYSFLKGGKVLTESNLEIYFEGGLRETLEKLSLPQAWIYCGPPETICGDFKLAEWKRNNHLRLVANHSNDLGSEILFRVLPQASTGLYLYFKDELDLMKLPVFLLKNSLVKEDHISVRKGGGVQYIAINAKEPCFDKNFRKALNHSVDKRTIIQVLLEGKGEVSVGPFPKSISDTWTSSEEIYPYDLAKAKELLSKSVCYPKILERELEFRMRGDEENQANGAAIVQNLKELGLKIRILPMEKAALYKENGEGKGDLTLLFWYADLPGPFAFLDPLFAGDRFGNGGNRAFYSNPKMEKIFQEIRSTDKTNISPQIKEAFSLLSEDAPWIFLWSPYELYLVGDRLPKDLNRRSDLP; this comes from the coding sequence ATGTTTTATCCTAGATTTCTAGACTCGGTCACTTCCCGATTTCAGGTCGGACCGAAACCGACTCTTACCTTTTCCCTGGCTTTCCTTCTTTTGTCCCTTCTTTTTTATGATTGTGGAAAAGCAGAGAGAAGTCCCGAAAAACTGGTATTTTCACTACCTTCTGATCCAATCTCTTTAGATCCGATCCGATCCACTGACTTATCTTCCAGAATTGTTCTAAAATATATCTACCCTAGACTTTTTGAAATAAATGGAGAAGGTACAATTCTTCCTTCTTTAGTAAGATCGTACAAGTTGGCAGAAGGTCCGTCATCCAAGATCAGAAGATTGATCTTGGAACTTCACACTGATCAGAAATCAAATCTAAACGCACAAACAGTCCTAGGATCTTTAGAAAGATTAAGAAATACTCCGGGCCCAAGAAGAAGTACATATTCTTTTTTAAAAGGTGGAAAGGTTCTCACTGAATCCAATTTGGAAATTTATTTTGAAGGAGGCCTCAGAGAAACTTTAGAAAAACTTTCTTTGCCTCAGGCTTGGATCTATTGCGGTCCTCCTGAAACAATCTGCGGAGATTTTAAATTAGCAGAATGGAAGAGGAATAATCATCTTAGACTAGTTGCAAATCATTCCAATGATTTGGGCTCCGAAATTTTGTTTAGAGTTCTTCCCCAAGCAAGTACAGGATTGTATTTATATTTCAAAGACGAATTAGATCTGATGAAATTGCCTGTATTCCTTCTCAAAAACTCGTTAGTAAAAGAAGATCATATTTCTGTTCGAAAAGGAGGAGGAGTTCAATACATTGCGATCAATGCTAAAGAGCCTTGTTTCGATAAGAACTTTAGAAAAGCATTAAATCACTCAGTAGATAAACGAACAATCATCCAAGTTTTATTAGAAGGAAAAGGAGAAGTTTCCGTAGGTCCATTTCCAAAATCCATTTCAGACACCTGGACTTCTTCTGAAGAAATTTATCCTTATGATCTTGCAAAGGCAAAAGAATTACTTTCTAAGTCTGTTTGTTATCCTAAAATTTTAGAAAGAGAATTGGAATTTAGGATGAGGGGAGACGAGGAGAATCAGGCAAACGGTGCTGCGATTGTCCAAAACCTAAAAGAGTTGGGATTGAAGATTAGGATTCTCCCAATGGAAAAAGCTGCATTATATAAAGAGAATGGAGAAGGTAAGGGAGATCTAACATTATTATTTTGGTATGCAGATCTTCCCGGGCCATTTGCATTTTTGGATCCATTATTTGCTGGAGATAGATTTGGGAACGGAGGAAATCGAGCCTTCTATTCTAACCCGAAGATGGAAAAAATTTTCCAAGAAATAAGATCCACTGACAAGACAAATATAAGTCCTCAGATCAAAGAAGCATTTTCACTTTTATCTGAAGATGCTCCTTGGATCTTTTTATGGTCCCCGTATGAATTGTATCTTGTAGGGGACCGTTTACCAAAAGATCTTAATCGTCGTTCGGATCTTCCTTAG
- a CDS encoding transglycosylase domain-containing protein — MNIKDRILGILASILQYSKTNWKTILKYSVISGIVFLSFLIGGSYVVWLTKQEDVARNLETFQREVSDAYDPNEIKPIRILDKNGKLIGEFSRRKFRPIRTDNLANHGNIIWALLSSEDRDFYEHNGVNFTALLRAMIVNLTTFQKQGGSTLTQQLAKLTLDLGARSVFNKLTEFYCTFYLETKFDKNTILAMYLNRIFLGEGNTGVEEASRYYFNKPAYELTPAEAALLVGTIPAPSNYNAVRNPKIALKRQKMVMTVMGKNQNLHPNPKSIEKDFEKKVDVNIRKFRSAYVVEETKEEEDKVVITSEIGKYGFDKDFTINLASDFNFGIRQFVIENFSEIDLESRGMNVYTTLDYDKQEAAERSLREGIEAVRKKLSEDKATYLKAGKTDEASKQNKIIENMNGSLISINPTNGYVEAMVGSYKISNIFRLNRAVSAVRQPGSVIKGLVYLMAFEKRIATPTSIVVDEPIKIRGYSPKNWYKGHRGAMQVRTAFAQSVNTVAVKFMDEIGVSDFIHTLGKILDLDSSELSKRFQHNLTLALGSGELSPKELATVYATIANNGKKVKPIEILRITDFEGSELYMNNIPDPKEAEQILDPVACAMTLNLLEAVVSEEGTLKIALKEGEKFPLGGKTGTVQSPKEAQKRWGARKGVRDVWFAGVNPNLVTAVWVGNDLGAPFPGSGSGTSGSIWFRYVSYVARTLGFGDSLVTPFNGDYVKVDVCAETGGLLSNEAECKHPLYGQYYYVGDQPGGGAATPTVTQTEGASSNSSDEALSGEDAVELELPKAKEDPNDD, encoded by the coding sequence ATGAACATCAAAGATCGTATCCTTGGAATTTTAGCTTCTATCCTCCAATATTCTAAAACAAACTGGAAAACCATTCTCAAATACTCGGTTATTTCCGGGATCGTATTCCTTTCATTTCTGATCGGAGGATCTTACGTTGTTTGGCTCACCAAACAGGAAGATGTTGCCCGCAATCTAGAAACTTTCCAAAGAGAAGTTTCGGATGCATATGATCCAAATGAGATCAAACCAATCCGCATCTTGGATAAAAATGGAAAATTGATCGGAGAATTTTCACGCAGAAAATTCAGACCTATCCGAACTGATAATTTAGCAAATCATGGAAATATAATATGGGCGTTGCTCAGCTCGGAAGATAGAGACTTTTACGAACATAATGGCGTAAACTTCACAGCATTACTTAGAGCGATGATCGTTAACCTTACCACTTTCCAAAAGCAAGGTGGTTCTACTCTTACACAACAATTGGCAAAACTCACTTTGGATCTGGGAGCTCGAAGCGTATTTAATAAACTCACTGAGTTTTATTGTACATTCTACTTAGAGACTAAGTTTGATAAAAATACGATCTTAGCTATGTATCTAAATCGTATTTTCTTGGGCGAAGGGAACACTGGAGTAGAAGAAGCCTCTCGTTATTACTTTAATAAACCTGCATATGAATTAACTCCTGCAGAAGCGGCACTGCTTGTAGGAACAATTCCGGCTCCTTCTAACTATAATGCTGTTAGAAATCCTAAGATAGCTCTCAAAAGACAGAAGATGGTGATGACCGTTATGGGCAAAAACCAAAACCTTCACCCGAATCCTAAATCTATCGAAAAAGATTTTGAGAAGAAGGTAGATGTCAATATCCGTAAGTTCCGATCTGCTTATGTGGTTGAGGAGACCAAAGAAGAAGAGGATAAAGTAGTCATCACTTCCGAAATAGGAAAGTACGGATTCGATAAGGATTTTACAATTAATCTGGCTTCTGATTTTAATTTTGGGATCCGCCAATTTGTAATCGAAAACTTCTCTGAGATAGATCTAGAAAGCCGCGGTATGAATGTTTATACCACATTAGATTATGATAAACAAGAAGCGGCAGAACGTTCTCTTAGAGAAGGAATAGAAGCTGTCCGCAAGAAACTTTCTGAGGATAAGGCCACATATTTAAAAGCCGGCAAAACTGACGAAGCTTCTAAACAAAATAAGATCATCGAAAACATGAATGGGAGTTTGATCTCCATTAATCCTACAAATGGATACGTAGAGGCGATGGTTGGTAGTTACAAAATTTCTAATATATTCAGGCTAAATCGTGCAGTTTCTGCTGTGAGACAACCTGGTTCAGTGATCAAAGGTCTCGTATATCTGATGGCATTCGAAAAAAGAATAGCCACTCCAACTTCTATCGTTGTGGATGAACCAATCAAGATCAGAGGTTATTCTCCTAAAAACTGGTATAAAGGTCATAGAGGCGCAATGCAGGTCAGAACCGCATTTGCTCAATCTGTGAACACAGTCGCAGTCAAGTTCATGGATGAGATTGGTGTAAGCGATTTTATCCACACTCTCGGAAAAATTTTAGATTTGGACAGTTCTGAGTTGAGTAAAAGATTCCAACACAATCTTACACTCGCTCTTGGTTCTGGAGAATTATCTCCCAAAGAATTAGCAACCGTGTACGCAACGATCGCGAATAACGGTAAGAAAGTAAAACCTATCGAAATACTTAGAATCACTGATTTCGAAGGTTCAGAACTTTATATGAACAATATTCCTGATCCTAAAGAGGCAGAACAAATTTTAGATCCTGTCGCCTGTGCAATGACCCTAAACTTATTAGAAGCAGTTGTTTCTGAAGAAGGTACACTTAAGATCGCATTAAAAGAAGGAGAAAAATTCCCTCTAGGCGGAAAAACAGGAACAGTTCAATCTCCTAAAGAAGCGCAGAAACGTTGGGGCGCAAGAAAAGGAGTAAGGGACGTTTGGTTTGCTGGTGTGAATCCGAATTTAGTCACTGCAGTTTGGGTAGGTAATGACTTAGGCGCTCCTTTCCCTGGTTCCGGTTCAGGAACAAGTGGTTCCATTTGGTTTAGATATGTTTCTTATGTAGCCAGAACATTAGGTTTTGGTGATAGTCTGGTTACTCCATTTAACGGAGATTACGTAAAAGTAGATGTTTGTGCAGAAACAGGCGGATTATTATCCAACGAAGCAGAATGTAAACATCCTCTTTATGGACAGTACTATTATGTAGGAGACCAACCTGGTGGAGGTGCTGCTACTCCAACAGTAACTCAAACGGAAGGAGCGAGCTCAAATAGTTCTGACGAAGCACTTTCTGGAGAAGACGCAGTAGAATTAGAACTTCCTAAAGCTAAGGAAGATCCGAACGACGATTAA
- a CDS encoding class I SAM-dependent methyltransferase — protein sequence MEDLPYKKEIFLRHHSSFPAKTEVWPKVKLLFGKEGIPTDLSHLYLNEHGESWANLGYWENTKEYGIACANLAEHLGKLAGLDSDTKLLDLGFGCGDQFKIWERSFGVNVSNIYGINISKVQIQFAKRRYEGRGSSPNLILGSVEGLSEFEDKTFDTVIALDSLYFIPNRNRLVGEIYRILKPGGVFVSAEILFSDRKISYWETFKRNLISKMAKMSSDLKKVEGIVSEYSAIGFNFEVLERIDPFVFPGFSQFILEKIKSEKKIPKRLAGRYEMLGEYFGSETIKKHFEYWIYKVRKPE from the coding sequence ATGGAAGACCTGCCTTACAAAAAAGAAATTTTCCTTCGCCATCATTCTTCTTTCCCTGCAAAGACTGAGGTCTGGCCAAAGGTAAAGTTATTATTCGGAAAGGAAGGAATTCCTACAGACCTTTCTCATCTCTATTTGAATGAGCATGGTGAATCCTGGGCCAATCTGGGTTATTGGGAAAACACAAAAGAATACGGAATAGCCTGCGCGAATTTAGCGGAACATTTAGGGAAACTCGCTGGATTAGATAGCGATACCAAACTTTTAGATCTTGGATTCGGATGCGGAGACCAATTTAAGATTTGGGAAAGGTCATTTGGAGTAAATGTTTCTAATATTTACGGGATCAATATCTCTAAAGTACAGATACAATTTGCAAAAAGACGTTATGAAGGTAGAGGAAGTTCTCCCAATTTAATTTTAGGAAGTGTAGAAGGTTTATCAGAATTCGAAGACAAAACTTTTGATACGGTAATTGCCTTAGATAGTTTATATTTTATACCAAATCGAAACAGATTGGTTGGGGAAATTTATAGGATTTTAAAACCAGGAGGAGTATTCGTATCCGCAGAGATATTATTCTCCGATCGAAAAATTTCTTACTGGGAAACTTTCAAAAGAAATCTGATCTCTAAAATGGCAAAGATGTCTTCTGATCTCAAAAAGGTAGAAGGTATCGTCTCGGAATATTCTGCTATCGGATTCAATTTCGAAGTTTTAGAAAGAATAGATCCTTTCGTATTCCCAGGATTTTCCCAATTCATATTAGAAAAAATTAAATCAGAAAAAAAGATACCTAAAAGACTCGCAGGAAGATACGAAATGTTAGGAGAATATTTCGGCTCCGAAACGATCAAAAAACATTTCGAATATTGGATCTATAAGGTCAGAAAACCTGAGTAA